The Candidatus Methylomirabilota bacterium genomic sequence CGAAGCGGAGGGCGGCGAGCTGGTGGGCGGCCTGGCCCGCCGCGTCGGACGACGGATGGCGCGCGAGCATCGCCTCGAGCGCGCGCACGGCCGCGGCGCGGTCCTCGGGCTTGGCCTGCGGCGCCTGCGCCAGCCGCACGCGTCCCAGCGCGCCCGCGTACTCCGCGCGCGCGCGGCTCTGCTCGGTCCGGACCCAGACCCAGCCGAGCGCGCCGAGTGCCAGCACCACGACGATGCCGGCGGCGCCCGCGACGAGCGTGCGGCGCGAGAGCGCGATCACGCCGGCGGGCGCTCGGGCGCGGCGGGCCGGTCGATCCAGATCTCACCCTTCACGGTCGCGCCGTCGGCGGCGGCGAAGCTGCCGCTCTTGACGGTGCCCGTGAGCGAGCCGGTCGGCAGGATGTCCACGCTCGCGTCGGCGGAGAGGTTGCCACGGACCGCGCCCCCGATCACGATGGTCCGCGCGCTGATGTTGGCGTCGACGCGCGCCTCGGGCCCGACGTGCAGCGCGCCGTCCAGCACGATGTCGCCCTCGAACTGGCCCAGGATCGTCAGCGCGCCCTCGCCCTGGATCTCCCCTTTCAGCCGGATGCCGGAGCCGAGCGTGGTCGGCGTGCCCGACGGCGACGCGAGGCTCCGCGCGACCGAATCGGCCGCGGCGGCGAGGCCGAGGAACCGCAGCAGCGCTCTCATCGCACGCGAAGCCCTTTCCGGTACTGCCGCCCGCACGCGCCGCAGCGCCGCCAGCCCTGGGCGACACGACGGACGAGGTGGCCGCAGTGAGGACAGCGCTGGTAGACGCGCCACCCGACGACGAGAAGGCCGACGCCCGCGGCGAGCGCCACGCCGATCACCAGCGGTGGCGCGGACAGGACGGCGTCCACGGCAAGCATGCTAGGAGTGGGCGGGGCGGGTGTCAAGAAACGCGGCGCCCGGAGCGTCCGAGCGCCGCGGCGGCAGGAGTCCGGGCTACTTCAGCTTCTCCAGAGCATCCTTCGCGACCTTCTCGGCGTCGGCGTGCTTGCCGGCCTTGTGGAGCTCCATGGCCTGGGCCGCGGCATCCTTGGCGGACGCGGCGGTGGCG encodes the following:
- a CDS encoding polymer-forming cytoskeletal protein — translated: MRALLRFLGLAAAADSVARSLASPSGTPTTLGSGIRLKGEIQGEGALTILGQFEGDIVLDGALHVGPEARVDANISARTIVIGGAVRGNLSADASVDILPTGSLTGTVKSGSFAAADGATVKGEIWIDRPAAPERPPA